In Rhodoferax sediminis, the sequence CCACCATGGTCGCCAGCTCGACGGAATGGGTGAATCCGGAAATCGAAGGACTGATGAAGCCGAGGTAATGGGCCGAGAAACTCCCGGACACCGTGGCAAAAATGGCGGAGGCGACGAACGCGCGTGATTTGGCGGTGGCGACGTCTACGCCCATCGCGCGGGCAGCGACCTCGGAACTGTTGAGCCCGCGCATCGCTCTACCGGCCGGCGACTCATACAGATTGAGCGACAGGACCATGGACAGGACGAGGAGCGCCGCCGCCAGCACGTACCAGTGCATGATGCTCGTCAACTCGAAGGTACCGATGCTCAGCGGCACGACTGACATGCCATCAGGGCCACCAGTCCACGCCACCTCGTTGACAAGCGCGATGTTCACGATCACGCCGAAACCAAGGGTTGCCATCGTCAGCATGTGCCCCTTGAGACGCAGAATCGGCTTTGCGACGAGGTACGCGACGAGAGCGGCGCCGGCTGCCGCGACGGCAAGCGCCACCAACGGCGGCCAATTCAGTCGGGCGGTGATGATCCCCGTTCCATACGAGCCTATCGCCACGAATGCGGCATGACCAATGCTGACCTGACCGGCAAAGCCCATCAGGAGATTCAAGCCGACAACGGCAATCGCTGTCAGCGCTGCCCGAATGGCGATGTCGAGCATGAAGTTGTTAGGTAGCACCAGAGGCAGCAAGATACAGATGGCCAGGGCCACCAGGATGGAGGGGCGGGCGAACTGCCTCATACGCGCTCCGTGCTCTTGGCGCCCAACAGCCCATTCGGCAATACGAGCAGCACGAATATGATTAGCACGAACGGGACAGCATCCTTGTAGGCAGACGAGATGTAGCCCGCGACAAGCGCCTCGAGCAAGCCTACCAGCAGGCCGCCGAGTACAGCGCCAACGCCGCTGTTCAAACCACCGAGCGTCGCGGCAACAAAGCCTTTCAAGCCGAGCATCAGGCCAAGGTCATACGTTGTGGTCGTAATGGGAGCCGCAACGATGCCCGCCACTGCTCCAATCAACGCGGAAAGGCCGAAAGACAGCCGCAGGATTCGACCTGAATTGATTCCCACCGCCTGCGCAGCCAGGCGGTTTGCAGCCACGGCGAGAAGCGCCT encodes:
- a CDS encoding branched-chain amino acid ABC transporter permease, translated to MRQFARPSILVALAICILLPLVLPNNFMLDIAIRAALTAIAVVGLNLLMGFAGQVSIGHAAFVAIGSYGTGIITARLNWPPLVALAVAAAGAALVAYLVAKPILRLKGHMLTMATLGFGVIVNIALVNEVAWTGGPDGMSVVPLSIGTFELTSIMHWYVLAAALLVLSMVLSLNLYESPAGRAMRGLNSSEVAARAMGVDVATAKSRAFVASAIFATVSGSFSAHYLGFISPSISGFTHSVELATMVVVGGMASTFGAVLGAILLTVLPQLLGGLHGYESVFFGLILMLTMIFLPKGLVPSIALLVSRRRRS